The following are from one region of the Achromobacter xylosoxidans genome:
- a CDS encoding DUF4917 family protein has protein sequence MAHKIFNWQDLENDFSDTLLVGNGASVAVSGEFGYTGLFEAAQVHSFIDAKAQDVFERFETDDFEFVLRRLWQAKQVNAALGIAVKEVDEAYAAVRKALIQTVRKVHVSYEEARPHLEPIYKFMRRFRTVVSLNYDLIVYWAAQLGNEALGSRYHFKDGFNKNAFADNWAMYRQSYGSVDNPTIYCYPHGNIVLGVTPSFEEHKLVAGPQGLLDLIFEEWRSGGRVPLFVCDGTSDQKLDAIQKSHYLRSVYNGPLSEVGKSLVIYGWGIAKQEGHILNQIAAAAPDRVAVSVHEGMQTYCDHAHKALTDIGVKDVRFFHSDSDGAWHNP, from the coding sequence ATGGCTCACAAGATCTTCAATTGGCAGGACCTCGAAAATGACTTCTCCGACACCTTGCTCGTCGGCAATGGAGCGAGCGTCGCCGTCAGCGGCGAGTTCGGATACACGGGCTTGTTCGAAGCCGCGCAGGTGCACAGCTTTATCGACGCCAAGGCGCAGGATGTATTCGAGCGCTTTGAGACCGATGATTTTGAATTCGTGCTCCGGCGGCTCTGGCAAGCAAAGCAAGTGAATGCCGCCCTGGGTATCGCCGTGAAAGAGGTGGACGAAGCCTATGCCGCGGTACGCAAGGCGCTCATTCAAACGGTCCGGAAAGTACATGTTTCCTACGAGGAGGCCAGACCCCACCTGGAACCGATCTACAAGTTCATGCGGCGGTTCCGCACCGTCGTTTCATTGAACTACGACCTCATCGTCTACTGGGCAGCGCAATTGGGAAATGAGGCGCTGGGCAGCCGCTATCACTTCAAGGACGGCTTCAACAAGAACGCCTTCGCGGATAACTGGGCGATGTATCGGCAATCCTACGGATCTGTCGATAATCCAACGATCTATTGCTACCCGCACGGCAACATCGTGCTGGGAGTGACGCCGTCCTTCGAAGAACACAAGCTCGTAGCCGGACCGCAGGGCTTGCTTGACCTGATCTTCGAAGAGTGGCGCTCGGGCGGCCGCGTGCCGCTGTTCGTGTGCGACGGCACGTCCGACCAGAAGTTGGACGCCATCCAGAAGTCGCATTACTTGCGCAGCGTTTACAACGGCCCCTTGAGCGAGGTCGGAAAGTCCCTCGTCATCTATGGCTGGGGCATCGCCAAGCAGGAAGGACACATCCTCAATCAGATCGCCGCGGCAGCGCCCGATCGCGTCGCCGTGTCTGTCCACGAAGGCATGCAGACGTATTGCGACCACGCGCACAAAGCGCTTACGGATATAGGCGTCAAGGACGTGCGGTTCTTCCATTCAGATAGCGACGGCGCCTGGCACAACCCCTAA